Proteins encoded in a region of the Corynebacterium genitalium ATCC 33030 genome:
- a CDS encoding YeeE/YedE thiosulfate transporter family protein: MLVSGLAVGVALGAVMQRGRFCVTGMMRDVFLQKKGRGLVALFIVIAVHAVGLAALTSLGVIAPEYRTFAPLAVIVGGLIFGLSIVLAGGCASGTWYRSAEGLVGSWFALVFYGLSAAAMKNGALSGFNDWMKQWDTGWTTLPETFGVSAWWFAIPLALATAYAAHFYLEQDAAAPKVTLDAPWYRKALHPYVAGAIIGVLGVVAWPLSAATGRNDGLGITTPTSHVTSYIVTGEAEYVNWGTLLVLGLFVGAFIAAKASGEFRVRVPDAVTSVRAIVGGIGMGVGASLAGGCTVGNGMVQTSLFSYQGWVALIFIAAGVYIGAKIWLKPSKAGVSPEDAGDLYTTDESVRSSHDAVHDSQEATPAFSFPVANGALAVQTKPKQACKALPLGGGRYKLDTLGAVCPFPLIEAKDAIAELDSGEALVIDFDCTQATESIPQWAADNGHSVKDFVQNQNAGWQITVVKDGAS; this comes from the coding sequence ATGCTTGTGTCCGGATTAGCGGTGGGAGTTGCGCTCGGCGCTGTTATGCAGAGGGGTAGATTCTGCGTGACGGGCATGATGCGCGACGTGTTCCTACAGAAGAAGGGCCGTGGTCTAGTCGCCCTTTTCATCGTCATCGCTGTGCATGCGGTCGGCTTGGCGGCTCTGACATCCTTGGGCGTCATCGCGCCGGAGTACCGCACCTTCGCCCCGCTCGCCGTGATCGTGGGCGGCCTCATCTTCGGCCTATCCATTGTTCTTGCAGGCGGGTGTGCGTCGGGTACGTGGTACCGCTCGGCTGAGGGGCTCGTTGGCTCCTGGTTCGCGTTGGTGTTCTACGGTCTGTCCGCTGCCGCAATGAAGAACGGTGCGTTGTCGGGATTCAACGACTGGATGAAGCAATGGGATACCGGCTGGACCACTCTGCCAGAAACGTTCGGTGTGTCCGCTTGGTGGTTTGCCATCCCACTGGCGCTGGCCACCGCGTATGCCGCTCACTTTTACCTTGAGCAGGATGCCGCTGCCCCGAAGGTGACCCTCGACGCACCGTGGTACCGCAAGGCGTTGCACCCGTACGTTGCTGGAGCCATCATTGGCGTACTCGGTGTTGTCGCGTGGCCGCTGTCAGCCGCGACTGGGCGTAATGACGGCCTGGGGATCACCACCCCCACTTCCCATGTGACCTCCTACATTGTCACTGGCGAAGCGGAGTATGTTAACTGGGGCACCCTGCTGGTGCTTGGCCTTTTCGTCGGAGCGTTCATTGCGGCGAAGGCCTCCGGCGAATTCCGAGTTCGGGTTCCGGACGCAGTCACGAGCGTGCGCGCCATCGTCGGGGGAATCGGCATGGGTGTCGGTGCCTCTCTGGCCGGCGGCTGCACCGTGGGCAACGGCATGGTTCAAACGTCCCTGTTTAGCTACCAGGGCTGGGTCGCACTCATCTTCATTGCGGCTGGTGTCTATATCGGTGCGAAGATCTGGCTAAAGCCCAGCAAGGCGGGAGTGTCCCCCGAGGACGCTGGAGACCTGTACACCACCGATGAGTCTGTCCGTTCCAGTCACGATGCTGTTCACGACAGTCAAGAGGCCACCCCGGCTTTCAGCTTCCCGGTCGCTAACGGCGCATTGGCAGTGCAGACCAAGCCGAAGCAGGCCTGTAAGGCCCTCCCACTTGGCGGCGGTCGCTACAAACTGGACACTCTCGGCGCTGTGTGCCCATTCCCGCTCATCGAAGCGAAGGATGCGATCGCTGAGCTGGACAGCGGTGAGGCATTGGTGATCGATTTCGATTGCACGCAGGCTACAGAATCCATTCCCCAGTGGGCAGCCGACAACGGCCATTCCGTGAAGGACTTTGTGCAGAACCAGAATGCTGGCTGGCAGATCACAGTCGTTAAGGATGGCGCTTCCTAG
- a CDS encoding DUF2771 domain-containing protein yields MGSTKSRTTRTARNQRSVVMLAVIAVVIVAIVAGLYFYMDWQNNRPGTPPQEIEVTASAGESGDEVSTMPFSICEFGQECPEGDVALLPVEPGTENVRVSVPNDVAQLQWSLLSIYDDPAANTERTFTPGEADEVDVPVVSEDANLVVIEISALMVGADAQGEETPVMVTWAFSTEAS; encoded by the coding sequence GTCGTCATGCTGGCGGTCATTGCCGTGGTCATCGTCGCTATTGTGGCCGGGCTGTACTTTTACATGGATTGGCAGAACAACCGTCCCGGCACCCCACCACAGGAGATCGAAGTCACGGCCAGCGCCGGCGAATCCGGTGACGAGGTGTCGACGATGCCCTTCTCCATTTGTGAGTTCGGTCAGGAGTGCCCGGAGGGCGATGTCGCGCTGCTCCCCGTCGAGCCCGGCACCGAAAACGTCCGCGTCAGCGTGCCGAACGACGTGGCCCAACTGCAGTGGTCCCTGCTGAGCATTTACGACGACCCCGCCGCTAACACTGAGCGCACCTTCACCCCCGGTGAGGCAGACGAGGTCGATGTCCCCGTCGTCTCCGAGGATGCGAATCTCGTGGTGATCGAAATTTCCGCCCTCATGGTCGGCGCCGATGCGCAAGGTGAAGAAACCCCGGTCATGGTCACCTGGGCCTTCTCCACCGAAGCGTCATAA
- a CDS encoding ABC transporter permease, with protein MTTSTYSPLHTVLTTAKREIQILFSKKSVIITLVIMLVAILAAVGFASWQKDKDPEDKATPVAVVNVDKQTLEGSGLEARDVADRTEAENLVRDGDVDAALVAENDTWQVISDGLPDTSVMTTVDALAESYSQAAALEQLGISPTDFQSASPEINVEAVNIANIDEGKDDAASEQDFARLLTAFILLMLIVFMVITFAAQVGSRVTEEKSSRVVELVLAAVRPLDFLAGKILGNLVFGFISTAILLGAGFAALQFTGLLEDISIEWSILPIMLVTYLLAMLFFAGLYAAAGAMVQRTEDLQSTQMPVLLLIIVSAYIPAFGWMATDATWMQVASWIPPVSIFAAPLSYAAGDFTALQLTGSLALAAVATVVVVWIAARIYRRTILNNGQTTKWSEALRG; from the coding sequence ATGACCACGAGCACCTATTCCCCGCTCCACACCGTCCTCACCACCGCTAAGCGCGAGATCCAGATTCTGTTCAGCAAGAAATCCGTGATCATCACCCTGGTCATCATGCTCGTGGCCATTCTCGCAGCCGTCGGTTTCGCGTCCTGGCAGAAGGATAAGGACCCAGAGGACAAAGCCACGCCGGTGGCGGTAGTCAACGTCGATAAGCAGACGCTCGAGGGGTCCGGCCTTGAGGCCCGCGATGTTGCCGACCGCACGGAAGCCGAGAACCTCGTGCGTGACGGTGATGTCGATGCCGCGCTCGTCGCTGAAAACGACACTTGGCAGGTCATCTCCGACGGTCTTCCCGACACTTCCGTGATGACCACCGTGGATGCCCTCGCCGAGTCCTATTCACAAGCCGCCGCGCTGGAACAGCTGGGCATTTCACCCACCGACTTCCAGTCCGCCTCCCCAGAGATCAACGTCGAAGCAGTAAACATTGCCAATATCGACGAAGGCAAAGACGATGCTGCTTCCGAACAGGACTTCGCACGCCTGCTCACCGCATTCATCTTGCTCATGCTCATCGTGTTCATGGTGATCACCTTCGCCGCGCAGGTGGGCAGCCGCGTGACGGAGGAGAAGTCCTCCCGCGTCGTCGAGCTCGTCCTCGCTGCCGTCCGTCCGCTGGACTTCCTGGCCGGGAAGATCCTGGGCAACCTCGTCTTCGGCTTCATCTCCACCGCGATCTTGCTCGGCGCTGGTTTCGCCGCGCTGCAGTTCACAGGTCTGCTGGAAGATATCAGCATCGAATGGTCCATCCTGCCCATCATGCTCGTGACCTACCTACTGGCCATGCTCTTCTTCGCCGGCCTCTACGCCGCTGCCGGCGCGATGGTCCAGCGCACTGAAGACCTCCAGTCCACACAGATGCCCGTCCTGCTGCTGATCATTGTCAGCGCCTACATTCCGGCATTCGGCTGGATGGCCACAGACGCCACCTGGATGCAGGTGGCCAGCTGGATCCCGCCGGTATCCATCTTCGCCGCACCACTGTCGTACGCGGCCGGCGACTTCACCGCACTTCAGCTCACGGGCTCCCTCGCCCTGGCTGCCGTAGCGACCGTGGTCGTCGTCTGGATCGCCGCGCGCATTTACCGCCGCACCATCCTCAACAACGGCCAAACCACCAAGTGGTCGGAGGCACTGCGGGGCTAG
- a CDS encoding cold-shock protein, whose amino-acid sequence MPVGKVKWFDAEKGFGFVSNPGDEDVYVGKNVLPDGVEDLHPGQRIEFDFAAGRRGPQALRVKLLDAPRRRAVNRRKPEELASMLADVMSMLETQVQPALDAGRYPERKEARQIAEILRAVAKELDA is encoded by the coding sequence ATGCCAGTAGGAAAAGTGAAGTGGTTCGACGCGGAGAAGGGCTTCGGCTTCGTCTCCAACCCGGGGGACGAGGATGTCTACGTGGGCAAGAACGTGCTGCCCGACGGCGTTGAGGACCTGCACCCCGGTCAGCGCATTGAGTTCGATTTCGCAGCCGGTCGCCGTGGGCCGCAAGCACTGCGCGTGAAGCTTCTCGACGCTCCCCGCCGCCGCGCCGTCAACCGCCGCAAGCCCGAGGAACTTGCCAGCATGCTTGCGGATGTCATGTCGATGCTGGAAACCCAAGTTCAACCCGCCCTGGACGCTGGCCGCTACCCGGAGCGCAAGGAAGCCCGCCAGATCGCCGAGATCCTGCGCGCGGTGGCCAAGGAGCTCGACGCCTAG
- a CDS encoding resuscitation-promoting factor Rpf1 domain-containing protein → MGRHRKQNSKAVSAKALAGATAAIATTALVAPTASAAPDSDWDRLAQCEAGGNWHINTGNGYYGGLQFSASTWRAYGGGEFAPYAHQATREQQIAVAERTLASQGWGAWPACSRKLGLNSAPTPRTAPAAKPAPAPKPAAAPQPKKNNELEVDKLYKSLTRELNNRGLNVPPQVEATYKANRNDYNAFYQANKDLIDALLSGDAQAFIAAVNARLPR, encoded by the coding sequence ATGGGACGTCACCGCAAGCAGAACTCCAAGGCCGTGTCCGCTAAGGCACTGGCTGGCGCTACCGCAGCCATCGCCACCACCGCACTTGTCGCGCCGACCGCTTCCGCAGCTCCGGACTCCGACTGGGACCGCCTGGCTCAGTGCGAGGCTGGCGGCAACTGGCACATCAACACCGGTAACGGCTACTACGGCGGTCTGCAGTTCTCCGCTTCCACCTGGCGCGCATACGGCGGCGGCGAGTTCGCACCGTACGCACACCAGGCAACCCGCGAGCAGCAGATTGCTGTCGCGGAGCGCACCCTCGCAAGCCAGGGCTGGGGCGCATGGCCGGCATGCTCCCGCAAGCTGGGCCTGAACTCCGCCCCGACCCCGCGCACCGCACCGGCAGCGAAGCCGGCTCCGGCACCGAAGCCAGCCGCAGCTCCGCAGCCGAAGAAGAACAACGAGCTCGAGGTGGACAAGCTCTACAAGTCCCTCACCCGCGAGCTGAACAACCGCGGCCTGAATGTCCCGCCGCAGGTTGAGGCAACATACAAGGCCAACCGCAACGACTACAACGCGTTCTACCAGGCCAACAAGGACTTGATCGACGCTCTCCTGTCTGGCGATGCACAGGCTTTCATCGCTGCCGTCAACGCTAGGCTGCCGCGTTAA
- a CDS encoding helix-turn-helix transcriptional regulator → MAARKQAKIPIHNRVRVLRTERDMSRNQLAELIDVNPQTIGALERGDHSPSLDLAFRVCEVFELPVEAVFSRNEFAPMSKELYKR, encoded by the coding sequence GTGGCAGCACGAAAACAAGCGAAGATTCCGATCCACAATCGGGTTCGCGTACTGAGGACTGAGCGCGACATGTCGCGCAACCAACTCGCGGAACTCATCGACGTGAACCCGCAGACCATCGGCGCTTTGGAACGCGGCGACCACTCCCCCAGCCTCGATCTCGCTTTCCGCGTCTGCGAGGTCTTTGAGCTCCCGGTCGAAGCGGTTTTTTCGCGCAATGAATTCGCCCCTATGTCGAAGGAGCTCTACAAGCGATGA
- a CDS encoding FAD-binding and (Fe-S)-binding domain-containing protein — MTATITSPAAHLARELGSDQTISTRQIDRIKYAHDASHFLYTPQVVAEARNANDVAAAFRASASSGTPVVLRAGGTSLSGQAGGGGMLVDVRKHFRGVEVLDAGKRVRVQPGSTVRQVNAHLAPYGRKLGPDPASEGAATLGGVISNNSSGMACGTQYNTYNTLESLTFVLPSGTVIDTAHADAEAQFAREEPELAEKLEQMKRRVRGNAESVKKIEQHFALKNTMGYSLNAFLDYESPLEIFTHLLVASEGTLAFIAEAVLRTVEVPKLKTTTIAVYPTIDAATRSLPALFDSKAATLELMDSRSIAVGRGFDSVPEQITGFELDQHAALLIEYHANEEEQLREYERAGTKLLGELDLATPAEFSTDPKQAAKAWAFRKGLYAQVAEARPSGTTALLEDIAVPVEDLADTCGGLQGLFDEYSYDDAVIFGHAKDGNIHFLITDRFEGDENLGRYDGFNEAMVDLVLGAGGNLKAEHGTGRVMAPYVRRQYGDELYEVMVELKHAADPRGVMNPGVIITDDDREHMKNFKLNPQVEDEIDSCVECGYCEPVCPSRDLTMTPRQRIVVRRARAKAIQEGDTELVKHIDAEYQYEGIDTCAVDSMCVTACPVGIDTGKFIKSLRRGQAGAVESAGWAAAAKAWGPGNKLASTALTGAHYLPASLVEKVTDVARALVGEDTVPSYRPELTKGGTSRAKAFGTRIGDPNAEPVGVFVPACVNSMFGPQGEGIGASAAFAKLVERAGLSLVVPEGIDGMCCGTPWASKGMAAGHDIMQSRVNDELIAATDGGRLPVIVDATSCTHGFQDMAETIGITVIDAVAFVGDKVVDKLDVTDKIDSITLHPTCSAAHLSLIDDLSQVAAAAAETVNVPPEWNCCGYAGDRGMLHPELTQAATKREAEEVAEFDSECHASSNRTCELGLTAATGKDYEHVLEVLERVSR; from the coding sequence ATGACTGCAACAATCACATCCCCTGCTGCGCATCTGGCCCGCGAATTAGGCTCCGATCAGACGATTTCCACCCGCCAGATCGACCGGATCAAGTACGCGCACGATGCATCGCACTTCCTCTACACCCCGCAGGTGGTCGCGGAAGCGCGCAACGCGAACGATGTCGCCGCGGCCTTCCGGGCATCGGCATCGTCCGGCACGCCAGTCGTGCTGCGTGCGGGCGGTACCTCGCTGTCCGGGCAAGCTGGGGGCGGGGGCATGCTTGTCGACGTCCGCAAGCACTTCCGCGGCGTCGAGGTCCTCGATGCCGGTAAACGTGTGCGCGTCCAACCCGGCTCGACGGTGCGGCAGGTCAACGCGCACCTCGCCCCCTACGGCCGGAAACTCGGTCCCGATCCCGCTTCCGAAGGCGCGGCCACGCTCGGCGGCGTGATCTCCAACAACTCCTCCGGCATGGCGTGCGGCACGCAATACAACACCTACAACACGCTCGAATCCTTAACATTCGTGCTGCCGTCCGGCACCGTCATCGACACCGCGCATGCAGATGCGGAGGCGCAGTTTGCACGGGAGGAACCGGAGCTCGCGGAAAAGCTCGAGCAAATGAAGCGTCGCGTTCGCGGCAATGCTGAATCCGTGAAGAAGATCGAGCAGCACTTCGCGCTGAAGAACACGATGGGCTACTCGCTCAACGCGTTCCTGGACTACGAGTCTCCGCTGGAGATCTTCACGCACCTGCTGGTCGCCTCGGAGGGCACCCTGGCGTTCATCGCTGAGGCGGTGCTGCGCACGGTCGAGGTGCCCAAGCTGAAAACCACCACGATCGCGGTGTACCCGACGATCGATGCGGCGACGCGCTCGTTGCCCGCGCTGTTCGATTCCAAGGCCGCGACGCTCGAGCTGATGGATTCGCGCTCCATCGCGGTCGGCCGCGGTTTTGACTCGGTGCCGGAGCAGATCACCGGCTTCGAGCTGGACCAGCATGCCGCGCTGCTCATCGAGTATCACGCGAACGAGGAAGAGCAGCTGCGCGAGTACGAGCGCGCCGGCACGAAGCTCTTGGGCGAGCTGGATCTGGCCACGCCTGCGGAATTCTCCACCGACCCGAAACAAGCTGCGAAGGCGTGGGCTTTCCGCAAGGGCCTCTACGCCCAGGTTGCGGAGGCGCGCCCGTCAGGCACGACGGCGCTGCTGGAGGACATTGCCGTGCCGGTCGAGGATCTGGCCGACACCTGCGGCGGGCTGCAGGGGCTGTTTGACGAATACTCCTACGACGACGCCGTCATCTTCGGCCACGCCAAGGACGGCAATATCCACTTCCTCATCACCGACCGGTTCGAGGGCGATGAGAACTTGGGCCGCTACGACGGGTTCAACGAGGCGATGGTGGATCTCGTGCTCGGCGCGGGAGGAAACCTCAAAGCAGAGCACGGCACCGGCCGTGTCATGGCACCGTATGTGCGCCGTCAGTACGGTGATGAGCTCTACGAAGTCATGGTGGAGCTCAAGCACGCCGCCGATCCGCGTGGAGTGATGAACCCGGGCGTGATCATCACCGACGATGACCGCGAGCACATGAAGAACTTCAAGCTCAACCCGCAGGTTGAAGATGAGATCGACTCGTGCGTGGAATGCGGCTACTGCGAGCCGGTCTGCCCGTCGCGCGATCTCACCATGACCCCGCGCCAGCGCATCGTCGTGCGGCGCGCCCGTGCCAAGGCGATTCAGGAAGGCGATACCGAGCTGGTCAAGCACATTGACGCCGAATACCAGTACGAGGGCATCGATACCTGCGCCGTCGACTCCATGTGTGTGACTGCGTGTCCGGTGGGCATCGACACCGGTAAGTTCATCAAGTCCCTGCGCCGCGGCCAGGCCGGCGCGGTCGAGTCCGCTGGCTGGGCGGCCGCCGCGAAGGCGTGGGGGCCGGGCAATAAGCTCGCCTCCACCGCACTGACCGGCGCGCACTACCTGCCGGCGTCGCTGGTCGAGAAGGTCACTGACGTCGCCCGCGCGCTTGTCGGCGAGGACACCGTGCCGTCGTACCGCCCGGAGCTGACCAAGGGCGGTACTTCCCGCGCCAAGGCGTTCGGCACACGGATCGGCGACCCGAATGCTGAGCCCGTCGGCGTGTTCGTTCCTGCCTGCGTGAACTCCATGTTCGGCCCGCAAGGCGAGGGCATCGGTGCCTCCGCCGCATTCGCCAAACTGGTCGAGCGCGCCGGGCTGTCGCTCGTCGTGCCGGAAGGCATCGACGGCATGTGCTGCGGCACTCCGTGGGCGTCGAAAGGCATGGCCGCCGGACACGACATCATGCAGAGCCGCGTCAACGATGAGCTCATCGCCGCCACCGATGGCGGCCGCCTACCTGTCATCGTCGACGCCACTAGTTGCACACACGGCTTCCAGGACATGGCGGAGACCATCGGCATCACTGTGATCGATGCCGTCGCATTCGTGGGCGACAAGGTGGTGGACAAGCTCGACGTCACTGACAAGATCGATTCGATCACGCTGCACCCGACATGTTCGGCGGCGCACCTTTCGCTTATCGACGACCTCTCCCAGGTCGCCGCTGCCGCCGCCGAGACGGTCAACGTGCCGCCGGAGTGGAACTGCTGCGGCTACGCCGGCGACCGCGGCATGCTCCACCCGGAGTTGACCCAGGCTGCCACGAAGCGTGAGGCGGAGGAAGTCGCCGAATTCGACTCCGAGTGCCACGCCTCCTCCAACCGCACGTGCGAGCTAGGTTTGACCGCCGCGACGGGCAAGGACTACGAGCACGTGCTGGAGGTGCTCGAGCGGGTGAGCCGCTAG
- a CDS encoding type II toxin-antitoxin system RelE/ParE family toxin: MTYRLKEEAVEDLRGIWSYAETQWGPAQAERYLRTLERQFAWIADQPTSGKLVPGISGYRQRAAGSHMIIYRLDDRGVIVIRVLHQKMDPSRHL; this comes from the coding sequence ATGACATACCGGCTTAAGGAAGAAGCCGTTGAGGACCTGCGGGGAATCTGGTCCTATGCCGAAACTCAATGGGGGCCAGCACAGGCGGAGCGCTATTTGCGAACCTTGGAAAGGCAATTTGCCTGGATTGCCGATCAACCGACTTCGGGGAAGCTAGTGCCGGGGATTTCTGGGTACCGTCAACGGGCCGCAGGCAGTCACATGATCATCTATCGTCTCGATGATCGAGGCGTGATTGTGATTCGCGTGCTCCATCAAAAAATGGACCCGTCCCGGCACCTCTAA
- a CDS encoding helicase-associated domain-containing protein yields the protein MTSFTRSLTELDDGALRRLISARPDAFFPAPPQIASLATRLALPGSIARALRRLTAPDLALLERLADAGAEFDPYDATAEAGEGALDNLRAHALVFGKDDELRIAPGVLSAVPAGWRVTDRAPDDFDDLMAEISGPERKVLERLATNGGVGTTKAAAPDADPTTPIGALIAKGLLVRVDSSSVRLPRPVRDVLRGHPPRTFPMTEPSAPGIDQDSVDTAATTQGLDAVRQLRQLITLLLAEPVPLNKDGSVGVRVRTNVGKELGFDPALLITIGESAGLIGRGNVDDTDVLAATKDALTWLDAALSDQWAILLTGWAASPWRTDKEEKLLSPEMHSPDARGARLTILHHHGDPQRLFYFAPLAASQFPPSFIDTTVEEARFVGALDATPAASTPLKALLENADIAAATRALVPAPVDMLIAQADMTVLAPGPLELEMVAFLENIAQLESPGVASVWRITDASVRRGLDSGLTADEIHSWLNDHVMGEVPQGITFLIDDTARTHGSIRAGAAMSYLRSADPALITTASVKLSGIIRPLAPTVAVSQLPLPKLMHALRKAGLQPTAEDETGAQLNMAPEPALVPATPSRLPRPATVTDEQAEQIIARLRSKGTSAVPAPAPAGDTIEVLRAAARGKRKVTLGYVDKNGRGQTLTVLPLSVSAGQVDVHVAATDRVVRIALPRITKVVMA from the coding sequence ATGACTTCCTTCACCCGTTCGCTCACCGAACTCGACGACGGCGCGCTACGCCGGCTCATCTCCGCCCGCCCGGACGCGTTCTTCCCCGCGCCACCGCAGATCGCTTCGCTGGCAACTCGCCTTGCGCTTCCAGGGTCGATTGCACGAGCTTTACGACGCTTGACCGCCCCCGACCTGGCACTCCTGGAACGCCTCGCCGATGCCGGGGCAGAATTCGACCCGTACGATGCCACTGCTGAGGCGGGAGAAGGAGCACTCGATAATCTCCGCGCGCATGCGCTGGTCTTCGGTAAGGACGATGAGCTCCGCATTGCACCGGGGGTGTTGAGCGCAGTGCCCGCCGGCTGGCGCGTGACCGATCGTGCGCCGGACGACTTCGACGACCTGATGGCGGAAATCTCCGGACCAGAGCGCAAGGTGCTGGAAAGGCTCGCCACCAACGGCGGCGTGGGCACCACCAAGGCCGCCGCCCCAGACGCGGATCCGACGACGCCGATCGGCGCTCTCATCGCCAAGGGCCTCCTCGTCCGCGTCGATTCAAGCAGCGTCCGGCTCCCCCGACCTGTCCGCGATGTGCTGCGCGGCCACCCGCCACGGACCTTCCCCATGACGGAACCGTCTGCCCCGGGCATCGACCAGGACAGCGTCGACACCGCCGCCACGACGCAGGGGCTCGACGCCGTGCGCCAATTGCGCCAGTTGATCACGCTACTACTCGCTGAGCCCGTCCCACTGAACAAAGACGGCTCCGTCGGCGTGCGCGTCCGAACGAACGTAGGCAAAGAACTCGGCTTCGACCCAGCGTTATTGATCACCATCGGTGAATCTGCCGGGCTGATCGGCCGCGGAAATGTGGACGACACCGATGTACTCGCTGCTACGAAGGACGCTCTCACGTGGCTGGACGCCGCACTGTCCGACCAGTGGGCGATCCTGCTCACCGGATGGGCTGCTTCCCCGTGGCGGACGGACAAGGAAGAAAAGCTCCTCTCGCCGGAGATGCACTCCCCCGACGCCCGCGGCGCACGGCTAACCATCCTGCACCACCACGGCGATCCTCAGCGACTCTTCTACTTTGCTCCCCTGGCAGCCTCCCAGTTTCCGCCGTCATTCATCGACACCACCGTCGAAGAAGCCCGTTTCGTCGGCGCCTTGGATGCAACGCCTGCCGCATCGACACCGTTGAAAGCACTCTTAGAAAACGCGGACATCGCCGCCGCCACCCGCGCGCTCGTACCGGCCCCGGTGGACATGCTTATCGCACAGGCGGACATGACGGTGCTCGCCCCCGGCCCGCTGGAACTGGAGATGGTTGCATTCCTGGAGAACATCGCGCAGCTCGAGTCGCCTGGCGTAGCCAGCGTCTGGCGCATCACCGATGCATCCGTCCGCCGCGGCCTGGACAGTGGGCTGACCGCCGACGAGATTCATTCCTGGCTGAACGACCATGTCATGGGCGAGGTCCCCCAGGGCATCACATTCCTCATCGACGACACCGCTCGGACCCACGGCTCCATCCGCGCGGGAGCCGCAATGAGCTATCTCCGCAGCGCGGACCCTGCACTGATCACGACGGCATCAGTGAAGCTCAGTGGAATCATCCGCCCGCTCGCGCCCACCGTCGCGGTCTCGCAGCTTCCGCTGCCGAAGCTCATGCACGCCCTGCGCAAGGCCGGTCTCCAGCCCACCGCGGAGGACGAAACCGGAGCACAGCTGAACATGGCGCCGGAGCCGGCGCTCGTTCCGGCCACCCCGTCGCGCCTACCGCGCCCGGCCACCGTCACCGACGAGCAGGCTGAGCAGATCATTGCGCGCCTGCGTTCCAAGGGCACCAGTGCAGTGCCCGCGCCAGCGCCCGCCGGCGACACCATCGAGGTGCTCCGCGCGGCGGCGCGCGGCAAGCGCAAGGTCACGCTCGGCTACGTGGACAAGAACGGCCGAGGGCAGACACTTACTGTCCTACCGCTGTCCGTGTCTGCCGGGCAGGTCGACGTGCACGTCGCCGCCACTGACAGGGTGGTGCGCATCGCGTTGCCGCGCATCACCAAGGTCGTGATGGCCTAG
- a CDS encoding ABC transporter ATP-binding protein, whose product MTTLEIKDLHKSYGDVTALDGMTFNVGDGEIYGFVGSNGAGKSTTMRIALGVLEADSGEVLLDGTPLDDATRRRIGYMPEERGLYGKEKVLDQLVFLAQLHGVDRAAAKKRGEDLLGELGLGERVNDKLDDLSLGNQQRVQLAASLIHGPDILILDEPFSGLDPVAVDVMSTMLTDRARNGVPVVFSSHQLDLVQRLCDRVGIVTRGRMVAEGTVDELRTHGPIRYKVGTTARGWFPEGTTLIDDAANHVILETSSTGDDQRILHAALAAGDVHEFTRVVPDLTDLFKEVVK is encoded by the coding sequence ATGACCACGTTAGAGATAAAAGACTTGCACAAAAGCTATGGCGACGTCACTGCGCTCGACGGCATGACTTTCAATGTCGGTGACGGCGAAATTTACGGCTTCGTTGGTTCCAACGGCGCCGGCAAGTCCACCACAATGCGCATCGCGCTCGGCGTGCTCGAGGCCGATTCCGGTGAAGTCCTCCTCGACGGCACCCCGCTTGACGACGCCACGCGGCGCCGCATTGGCTACATGCCCGAAGAGCGCGGCCTGTACGGCAAGGAGAAAGTCCTCGACCAGCTGGTCTTTTTGGCTCAGCTCCACGGTGTCGACCGAGCCGCCGCGAAAAAGCGCGGCGAGGACCTGCTAGGCGAGCTCGGCCTGGGCGAGCGTGTGAACGACAAGCTTGACGATCTCTCGCTGGGCAACCAGCAGCGCGTCCAGCTCGCCGCAAGCTTGATCCACGGCCCGGACATCCTCATCCTCGACGAGCCGTTCTCCGGCCTCGACCCCGTCGCTGTGGACGTCATGAGCACCATGCTCACCGACCGCGCCCGCAATGGTGTCCCCGTCGTTTTCTCATCCCACCAGCTCGACCTCGTCCAGCGCCTGTGCGACCGCGTCGGCATCGTCACCCGCGGCCGCATGGTCGCCGAAGGCACAGTCGACGAGCTGCGCACCCACGGCCCGATCCGCTACAAGGTCGGCACCACGGCCCGCGGATGGTTCCCGGAGGGCACGACGCTTATCGACGACGCCGCGAACCACGTCATCCTCGAGACCTCTTCCACCGGCGACGACCAGCGCATCCTGCACGCTGCCCTTGCCGCCGGCGATGTCCATGAATTCACCCGTGTCGTCCCCGACCTGACCGACCTGTTCAAGGAGGTTGTGAAGTAA